From the Triticum urartu cultivar G1812 chromosome 4, Tu2.1, whole genome shotgun sequence genome, the window CAAAGTAGAAGTTTGTTTCTGGTTCGTGCATAATGTCCATTAGGCTTAAACTCAAGCGCACAATCTTCTAGATAGTACACGTAGTAGAGTCCGATACAGTAAACATGATATACAATGGATAACACTGCTCAGATGTTCAACCTCTTTACCGTCAGATCGGCTTCATCCAACGGCCAATATTCAAGGTTATTCACTATATAGTGGTATAAAAGAACATATGCCTCAGTTTCTACATTAAGCATACTGAAGCAGTGTTGCGTCTCATACAAAATCACAGAGGGAAAGCGTACTGCTTCTTCGGTTGGTCTAGATTCATTGATAGAAAACATGCAACATGGAGTaaaattactccctccgttccaaaatataaggtgtattagtTTTTCCAAAAGTCAAACATGTGCACGTTTGACCAATTGTGAGAAAAAAGTACTAAAAAATACCAAATTTGTATCATTAGATCCATCACGAAAAgtatttttatattttatttattttgtattgtagatgttgatattttatTCTATAATCTTGGTCAATTAAACATACATAAGTCTAACCTGTATGGAAACTGACGCACCTCATATtctggaacagagggagtactcaTGAAATAATTGTTTTTTCATCCAAGAACAAACATTGGGATTGGTTTGAAGGCAGCCTCACAAGTGTTGGAACCGCAGCCCTTTTTCACTCTCGGCTAGAGATAGAAGAAGACACAAGACATAAAAAATTTCGGACCGGCGCACGAACGTCGCCACGGGCGCACAAACGCTCCAATCCTTTTCTTTTTACAGTGGCTATATTGCTACACTCGGCTCCACACCATCTTCACGGTGACTAACAGCTGCTTAAATAACACACGGCCACACACATCAGAGCCACCCACACACTAACCAACTAGAACGCCACACGGGCCACTAACCCATGGCCTGGCTAACAAACTATGCATGCACACAACTAATTCTATGCATGTGCACATCACACGCAAAGCTAGCTACCACGCAACCGTGCCACACTGTGATCCGTATAGCCCGGCCGCGCGTATGGCATGCACTCGTACGCGCTCAACACAGCTGGACCAACTGATCCCTATGCCCACGCCTTGCATAGACCGCATATGACGCACCCGACGACGGTCGTCATCGCTGGAGCATGGCTTATTGCCAACACTCACTTTCTAAACCATGACCTTGCCGTTGCTGAAGTTGTTGCAACTCCTATCGTTGTTGTCGTCACGAGTGTGGCCCAGCCCGCGGATCCGACCTGGCGCAACGACGCCGGTCACACCGCCACGGACGACTCCGGCGACACACGTCTAGCGTCCCTCTACGCCCCGCATGTCCCGCGTGCACCCGACGTGCCCGACGCCCCAGTACGTCCCGCATGTCCCGCGCGCACCTGACGCGCCCGACGAGCCCGACCACACCAGTGCGTCCCGCCCGTCCCGCGCGCATCCGACGTGCCCGACGAGCCCGGCCGCACCAGACGCTCACCGCGTGCCGCCTCCCGTCCGCCATGGCAGCCACCAGCGACAAACGCCGGAAGGATGTAGCCGAACTCAAGCACGGACTCGAGCACAACGGCGACATACGCCTCCTCCCAACGTCAACCACACGCTCGTACGCGCGCTCGCGGTCCCGACGCGCCCGGCGCGTCCAGTGTGCACCCATAAAACGCACCGGTCGCGCCCTACTCGTCGCCGCGGCTTATTGCCCTGCACCGTCGCGGCCTCCATGCCGCCATGCAGTGCCTCCACGCCGCCACGCCGTGCTGCGCCGCCGCGCCACCACGTAGCGCCTCGGCGGCCTCCGCGGTCGCCGCACGTACGACGTCACCGCCCACCGCCTCCGCCACGCGCCATGACAGCCACCGCGCCGCCCACCTCCATGGGCCGACACACGGCCCGAAGCTCCGTTGCGCAGCTGCCGGCGAGCGCCGCCATCGCTGCCACGCCTCCGGCACGGCAAGCACGCCCAAGACACCAAGCTCATGATACCAAATGTTGGAACCGCATCCCTCTCTCACTCTCGGCTAGAGGTAGAAGAAGACACAAGACAAACTTTGTCTTGTGTCTTCTTCTACCTCTAGCCGAGAGTGAGAGAGTTAGTTTGTCTTGTGTCTTCTTCTACCTCTAGCCGAGAGTGAGAGAGGGCTGCGGTTCCAACAACAAGGCATACTTGACAATTTTCTCCGGTCCTTGTCCAACAATATGCTTATTTGAAGGGCTTGCAGGAAATCTTCCATTTGTGCAACCCACGACTCCATAAGCACCAGAGCTCCTTGATAATGATCGAATGCTTCGCATGAAAACAAATAATATTAAAAAAATTGTAAGGTCCACAAAGCGCCGACTTGGAAATATTCATGTCCGAGAGCATACGTCATAGTAGATGTCGACAGTGAAGGAGCTACGGAGGAAGAGCTGAGGGGGCGAATGACAAAATATAATTTTCTGGAGGGGCCAAAAACTGCATTTCTCTGAATTTGTGCCGCCCAAAATATAGTTTCTTCATATAAAATTGatgggctggggggggggggggggggggggggggggggcgcataCCCCCTTCAGCAATAGCCGTAGCTCCGCCAGTGGATGGCGACCATCTCATAAAATCCTAACGTACACTGTTACAACCAAACCAGAGAGGAATAACATCTTAATTTTTTTTGGCTAGAACATACTCAAACAACACATGATTATTAGTTTCAATTTCAACGCAGTAGAGGTTGGTAGTGTCACCCACATGGCATCTCATCATCAAGTTATCTCTGGCTAAACATCTATTTCGGGCTAACAGCCGTAGGAAAATATGTTTTTTTTGGTGGGACGAAAATCTTCCGTAAGTAAGGAGCACTGCCATAGCGGATTGCACAAAAGTTAATGAATTGGTAAAAGGAACTATACAAGTATAAATACCAGATGAATGCATGTTCCAGACGAGTGTCCAGCTCATCAGTAATACTATATACGTATATACAAATTTTCAAATCCAGCCATGGCTGACATGTTCTCATCAACACAACTCCTAAAGGGAAGTTTGAGATCAATCCCATGTCACACTTTAGCCACAATACTTTTTTGTTAATTATTAATAATAGGTAAAGACCACAATGGGTGGCTAGGAACACGTGACCACACCAAACATGAGTCTAGTTCCTTTTGTTAATTTCCAAGAGAATCAACTTTAGTAGCTTATGTACTTGTCCAACAAAACCATAAAGGTTTTTTTTTCTCGGTAGATGGAGAGAGGTTATCTTTATGACCAACCAATTTCACCCCGTGTTGTCACCTCCGACAAAGTATCTTTTGGTCCACGAGGCAGGAGCCCGTCAAGCTAAGATCAAAATCCTCGATTGGAATGCCTAGCTACACCACCGCAATCATGTTTCCTACAAACCATGCCCCAATTAGCCAAGTGCTACTTGTGGCTATCATCTACATTTCCCATATTTCTCCCAAGAAAAATCTACATTTCCCATGAAAGAAATGAGACATTCGTGTACTTTTTTATATTAATGGGAAATTTCCTAAGAATGGAATTTCATCACAAAAGACGAGTAAGGAATTGAAACAATGGTAGCCTGAAGAAGAATCAGTTTTACTCCACAAAAAGTTTGCTTCTTCCTCCAACCTGCAATGCTTTTGGTAATTTTGTCTAGAGTAATGTAAAGGTGCGTctaaattctaaaaatgattttCTAAAAAAAGAAGGATATTAAAAAGGGAAGGAGTCAATTTTACAGCAACAAATTTGAACATAAGCTCTAGATTACTAGCCATCTAATCACTTTTGTGGTGATCTAGTTTCATACCAGAAGGATTCTCAAAACATGCCAGAATTCACTTTAGGTTCCTAGCATTCTTATCCTCCTTAATGAACATAATGGTCTCATCATCATATTACAAGTAGGGAAATATATACATTTATAGCATTTCTCATGTCCCACCATTTTTGCACACCAAGAATGAGATTAGGTAGAAGGCCTCTAATAATATTATGCAAACCATCTTTTTTCTAACATTTTGCTAAAAACATCAACTATTAGATAAAAAGTAGGgtgggtggggtgggggggggggggtctccTTGTTTTAAACCGGTACCAGCTACGAAATAACCATTGTTCTCCTCATTAATCATAATACGAAAAGATCCATTAGGGAGTCCAGAATCTCCCTTGCCCCGGAGCCCTCTACGAATGCAAAATTCTACCTTTCATGATAGCGGTTTGATTGGAGAAAATTAACGTATCTGCTATACCAGGGAAATTCGATAGTCATTGCTTCACCGATATCGTTCCCTAAGCTTATGGGTCTGATTCTTTTTTCCTCTTTTCCCTCGCATCAGGTTCTTTAATTAGGATCCCCACAAAAAAAGGTTCTTTAATTAGGAATCAGCAACTTACGTTGACTGAGTTAACTTGTACTTCATATGTTCCGCATCAACAACTCATGTGTTAGCTACATATTAGAGAATATGTAATAAGAACATGTTGATGTCGAGCGAGATGTATATATCGCTATCGCATTTGACCGTGGTTTTAGTATAGACGGTCACAGTAAGAGAACCATCATGCGTGCAGGCCGGCACCACAAGGATATATTcgcaacagcaacaacagcgGCTCGCTTTCTCTCCACTTTAAATTTGTGCCGGCCGACCTCCCAAAAGTGCTTTGTTTTCCATCCATCTTTCCATTCTCGGTCCTTCCAATTCCTGTCCTCTCATCTTCCTCCACCCTACTTTTGCTGCTCACACATGTTTCTTCAATTGTTCAAGGTTAGTAGTGCTAGCTGCAGGTCAAGTTCATTTCAATCAATTTTGGAAAAACTTTCCTTGAAACCGATCGGTCGAACGGCGGTCGATGCATGATCTTTATTTAGTGCATGCACCAGTCGAGTccattgatatatatatatattcttgAGATGTTGTTAATACCAGAGCTATGCATGCAACACGATTAGTTCCGTAGCTAGCTTGTTTGTTTAGCTTGAGATATGCTTTATGGTTGTGAAACAGAATCTTGCGTTTGTGGTGGTGGTGAGGAGAATCTTTGGCTGGCCTGCTTTGGGTGGTCGCCGCCACTCTGTTAATATTCCTTGGAACTAGCTAGCTTGCAACATACTCAGAGCAGGGCAGAGCATAGGGTGCTCCATAGCCCATACCAGCCAGCAGAAAAGGTACTGGCTAGATATATTGTTCGATCTCTCTCTCCGGCCGGCCGACCTTTGGTTGGTTGATGCAAAGTTGCCTAGCTACGCGTGCAGATTAATTATCAAGCCTCATGGTCGTCGTCGTCGGCTTATAAACATCCATTGCTGCTGGACCGTCAGACCTTCAAGTAGGAGCTAGCTCCAGTTGGTTTGCTTGCTTGATTGGCGATGAACGGTGCGGCGCTAGACAACGTGATCCGGCGGCTGCTGGAGGTGCGGCGGGGGCGGCCGGGGAAGCAGCAAGTGCAGCAGGTGCAGCTGGGCGAGGGGGAGATCCGGCAGCTCTGCGGCGCCGCCAAGGACGTCTTCATGCGCCAGCCCAACCTGCTCCAGCTCGACGCCCCCATCAAGATCGCCGGTACGCACCAGCTGCCTGCCTCCATAATCCCTAACCAAACCCCGATTACAGTATTACTTTCACTACATCATGGTGGACTTTGATCTGGTTAGTGCGTTAGTTGGTAGGAGCACCGCCAGTCCGTGTCCGTCACTACCGGCCGATAAATATGCCTTGTTTTCACTCAGAGTTTACCAAGTCTAAAACTGTGCGTCTCGTCACGTTTACCTGCCCAATGACTATGAGATCATCTCACATACTATTCATGGATGATTGATTTCACCCATTGGTACTGTTGTTTAGGTCCATTCATGTCTACTTACACCTATAATTTTGTATATTTACAAGTCGGTGCTGCTAGCCGTCTGATATAATCCTCCATATTCTCCCACCTCTGCGTGAATCTCAACCCAAAGATGAGACGGAGATAAGAATATAGAATCTCAATGGCCTAAGATTAGTAAAACAGTTTTGCTAAGTCTTAATCGGCCGAGACTTCGTTATGTCTTAATTGATGCTATCTTTCTTTGATTTTGCATGAAGATTCACACAAGAAACTTCTTTccagtttttcctttttttatatACTAATCCAGTACTCCCTCCCTCCGAAAATAAATGTTTTAGCTTTTTACTAACTTTAGTATAAAGTTGTCCTAGAGTTGAGACACTAATTTTAGAACGGAGGGAATATATCACTTGACTGAGACTTGATTAAGTCTCAGTTAACCGAAGACCTAGCCTTAGTAAAATCAGTGTTTTGTTATGTTTTATTTTACCTTTTAGCTCGGTTGTGAATTAACCGACTCATGTTGTCACGCGGCAGGTGACATCCACGGGCAGTACACGGATCTCATCCGACTCTTCGAGCTGGGCGGCTTCCCGCCGCAGCACAAGTACCTGTTCCTGGGCGACTACGTGGACCGCGGCAAGCAGAGCATCGAGACCATCTGCCTGCTGCTCGCCTACAAGCTCCGGTACCCGGAGCACTTCTTCCTCCTCCGCGGCAACCACGAGTGCGCCTCCGTCAACCGCGTCTACGGCTTCTACGACGAGTGCAAGCGCCGCTACTCCGTCCGCCTCTGGCGCCACTTCTCCGACTGCTTCAACTGCATGCCCGTCGCCGCCCTCGTCGAGTCGCGCATCCTCTGCATGCACGGCGGCCTCTCCCCGGACCTCCGCCACATCCGCGACATCGCCGGCCTCCCCAGGCCAGTCGACGTCCCCGACACCGGCCTCCTCTGCGACCTCCTCTGGTCCGACCCCGGCGGCGCCGCGGGGTGGGGGCCCAATGAGAGGGGCGTGTCGTACACGTTCGGGGCGGACGTGGTGGCGGCCTTCATGGAGAGGCACGACCTGGACCTCGTGTGCCGGGCGCACCAGGTGGTGGAGGACGGCTACGAGTTCTTCGCCGGGAGGAGGATGGTCACCGTCTTCTCCGCGCCCAACTACTGCGGCGAGTTCGACAACGCCGGCGCCCTCATGTGCGTCGACGACGACCTCACCTGCTCGTTCCAGATACTCAAGCCCGCGGACAACAGGCAGCGGCGTTTCGCCTTCGGCATGGGATCATCCGCATCTACTACTAGCAGGGGGATCCGATCACCGTGGTGCTAATAATTAATATGCATGCTTTGCTTGGTCAAAACGGATGCATGCAATAAACCCATCCATCTTTGATTTCGATCCTTGGCAATTTTGTATACCACAGTTTTTTGTATACAACAGTAAGAGTTTTCTTGCATgtattcgcaaaaaaaaagagttttcttgcatgcatgcatggtgtAGCTCACATAAACAACAGGAAAAGCAAGGCTTGTATTTCATTTGGAGGCATCCGGACACTCTTTTTGTAGGGTTATATAAACTAATGTCATGCAAATTTAGTTTTGTTGGGTTTGCTTGCATCTACCCCTATACATTTGCCTTTGATATCAGTTCAGATACGATTACAATGAAGAGTGAACCGTGCCCGCACACCAAGCGTTGGACGTAGACATTTTGTCAGCTGTTGCCCTTCTTTTCTACTAAAGCAAACAAAGATGACAAAGGTTATGCTGCGACAAAAAGTATCAGCCAAGCAAGCCAAGTATCCAGTCCAACCCATGGGAAACTGAAACATGTTACCAGCGTGAATACTATGTATCCATCTCTGTGAGCAATACGAGCCAATTCTTCCGACAACTTAAAAAACAAGCCATCTCCTCCACAACTTTTCTCATAAGCTGCCTCTTATATTCACTGAGGGGACGACTTCTAAACTATATATATGTAGGGCTCGCCAACGGGAGTAACCGAGGTGGGCACTGGGCAGGCCCAGCAGTAGCATCGTTTTCACTTTTTGCGTTGTCATTGTGTGAATGTAGCACCGGTTTATGTGGTTTGTTCAATTTTCCAGGTTTCTTGTTTCTATGTTTCTTTTCTTATGTTTTTCTTTTTTCCATTTGTTTTGTCTCTCTTTGTAATGTTTTTCACAAATCCATGAAATTTTTTATATTTGTGAATGTTATTTGAATTGACAAACAATTTTCAATTCAGAAATATTTTTAATTTGTCAATATTTTATTGAATTTTGCAAACATTATTCAGTATCAAGGACCTTTCTTTAAatattcatgaatattttttaaattcatTAATAGTTCGTTGAATCAGTGAACATTTTTCAAGTCCACAAACAGTTTTCAAATCTGAGAATATATACTTTTAAACTAAATTTCTTTTTAATCTAAGAAGAATTTTTCAAATTCATGTTTTTTTTAATTCACAAACATTTTCGAAACCCTTGAACTCATAATATCGAAATAGTTGCCCTGGGTTGGGGGAATACTCCTATGTGAGTCCAATGGCTTTATTCGTTGTTTTCCTATCTATCATTTTAGACATTTATAATTCTACCATTTTATAGGACGGAATTTAATGAATTAGGTCTATACGAACTAAAACTAGGAAGTTATAGTTTTTCTATCCATAAATGCTATTCTAGTTCAACCCCCGATTGTTTTGTTTCGGTATTACTTGAATATGGGTGTGTGACTTGTTAGATGAACACTttattttaaaaaataataatttttttattttgcaaacatttttgaattcatgaacaatttaaaatttttggtattttttgaaTTCGTCAACTTGTTTTTAAATATATGAGCATTTTTAAATTCACAAAAAATATGGAAACGTTTTGAAATTCACAAGTACTGTTTGAATTCACAAATTgttttcaaattcatgattttttttaaattttggaATATGTTTTCAAATACATAAACATTTTAGAAGTTTAGAATTTTCTTTTCAAATTCTTGAACGGTTCAAGAATTTGCTAAAATATTTATTAATTTAATCATGAGAGAAAACCAAAAAAGGACAACCCCGCTCTAAGAAGCTTCTATAAATTCAGTAACCCGGAGggaataaaaagaaagaaagaagcaTGCAAGGGCATCTACAATGCCAGCCGCCTGATTGGGCGCTTATGGAGGGAAAAATTAATATTATTAAATGGAAAAAAATAAGAGCGCTACTCTCCAATGCCAGGCACTAAAAATGTCAAGCAAAGGCTTGTATTTCATTTGGAGGCATCCGGACACTCTTTTTGTAGGGTTATATAAACTAATGTCATGCAAATTTAGTTTTGTTGAGTTTGCTTGCAGCTACCCCTATACATTTGCCTTTGACATCAGTTCAGATACGATTACAATGAAGAGTGAACCATGCCCGCACACCAAGCGTTGGACGTAGACATTTTTTCAGCTGTTGCCCTTCTTCCTACTAAAAAAGCAAACAAAGAGGACAAAGGTTATGCTGGGACAATTCGATTCCGGCATGCCTATGGAGCTGCGCCCACTTCCAGCTCCATGGGCTAGCCGGCGTCCTTGCTGCTCGGGCCCCGATGACAAGGATCTGCGCTTCCTTCCGGACCCTGGCTCAGCTCAGGCCTTCGGCTACCGTCGCATCCCTCATCGCCCCTCATTCTGCCCAGCCGCCCATCTCCGTGCCCCGTTTGTCCTTCCACCGCTCCATTGCTCGCACTCCAGTGGCGCCCGGTGGCAGGCGTGGCTCCCCCTTCCGTGATTTTGGCCCCGACCTATACCAGACTTCCTCTTCTCTGATCGTGTTCCGACAGCTTGGGATTGCTCGGACTATGGCCAGGGCGAAATCCCTGCATTCGATGCTGGCAGCGGTGACACTCGCGGGTGTCGTCCCCTCCTTGGAGGCGTTGTCACGGTCGGTTTTGAGCCCCTCTTCGAGCAgcgggggaaaccctaggtccGGCTATCCGGATCGGACGGCGGCGGCGTCTCGGTGTCTTTCTCCTTCATGAAGGCGCCGCCTTGTTTTGCTTGTTGGTCGTCTTGTTGGTGGTTTGGGCTACTTCTCAGGATGGCGAGTTTAGCTGTGATTTTTTCATCTTGGGCCGAGCATCCCTTGTTTCTCTGCTCCGATCACCATGTTCGCGCCTCTTGAGTTCGTGTCATGTGTTGTATCACATCTTGTACTCGTTCGTTCTAATCTTCTTCTATCAATGAAATGATACGCAAGCTTTGCGTATTCGCGGAAAAAAGTACCAACCAAGCAAGCCAAGTATCCATTCCAACCAATGGGAAATTGAAACATGTTACCAACGTGAATCCTATGTATCCATCTCTGTGAGCAATACGAGCCAATTCTTCTGATAACTTAAAAAATAAGCCGTCTCCTCCACAATTTCTCATAAGCCGCCTTTACATTTAGATATTATTGTAGTTGAACCACCATTTTTTTGTTTCGGTATTACCGGAATATAAGTGTGTGGCTTGTTAGGCGAGCACTTATTTTTCAACTTTTGTAACATTTNNNNNNNNNNNNNNNNNNNNNNNNNNNNNNNNNNNNNNNNNNNNNNNNNNNNNNNNNNNNNNNNNNNNNNNNNNNNNNNNNNNNNNNNNNNNNNNNNNNNNNNNNNNNNNNNNNNNNNNNNNNNNNNNNNNNNNNNNNNNNNNNNNNNNNNNNNNNNNNNNNNNNNNNNNNNNNNNNNNNNNNNNNNNNNNNNNNNNNNNNNNNNNNNCNNNNNNNNNNNNNNNNNNNNNNNNNNNNNNNNNNNNNNNNNNNNNNNNNNNNNNNNNNNNNNNNNNNNNNNNNNNNNNNNNNNNNNNNNNNNNNNNNNNNNNNNNNNNNNNNNNNNNNNNNNNNNNNNNNNNNNNNNNNNNNNNNNNNNNNNNNNNNNNNNNNNNNNNNNNNNNNNNNNNNNNNNNNNNNNNNNNNNNNNNNNNNNNNNNNNNNNNNNNNNNNNNNNNNNNNNNNNNNNNNNNNNNNNNNNNNNNNNNNNNNNNNNNNNNNNNNNNNNNNNNNNNNNNNNNNNNNNNNNNNNNNNNNNNNNNNNNNNNNNNNNNNNNNNNNNNNNNNNNNNNNNNNNNNNNNNNNNNNNNNNNNNNNNNNNNNNNNNNNNNNNNNNNNNNNNNNNNNNNNNNNNNNNNNNNNNNNNNNNNNNNNNNNNNNNNNNNNNNNNNNNNNNNNNNNNNNNNNNNNNNNNNNNNNNNNNNNNNNNNNNNNNNNNNNNNNNNNNNNNNNNNNNNNNNNNNNNNNNNNNNNNNNNNNNNNNNNNNNNNNNNNNNNNNNNNNNNNNNNNNNNNNNNNNNNNNNNNNNNNNNNNNNNNNNNNNNNNNNNNNNNNNNNNNNNNNNNNNNNNNNNNNNNNNNNNNNNNNNNNNNNNNNNNNNNNNNNNNNNNNNNNNNNNNNNNNNNNNNNNNNNNNNNNNNNNNNNNNNNNNNNNNNNNNNNNNNNNNNNNNNNNNNNNNNNNNNNNNNNNNNNNNNNNNNNNNNNNNNNNNNNNNNNNNNNNNNNNNNNNNNNNNNNNNNNNNNNNNNNNNNNNNNNNNNNNNNNNNNNNNNNNNNNNNNNNNNNNNNNNNNNNNNNNNNNNNNNNNNNNNNNNNNNNNNNNNNNNNNNNNNNNNNNNNNNNNNNNNNNNNNNNNNNNNNNNNNNNNNNNNNNNNNNNNNNNNNNNNNNNNNNNNNNNNNNNNNNNNNNNNNNNNNNNNNNNNNNNNNNNNNNNNNNNNNNNNNNNNNNNGAGAATCCAGTCTTTGTTTAAATAAAGTAAGATGTTTCCCTCTaaacaaaaatcaaaaaattaTTTACTATGTTATGACCGGGGCGGGAGGTAGAAAGAATATTGTACATTTCCCCTACCCACGTCCTAAAAGCCATTAAATAAGTAACTGTACCACTCTCCTCCCCACCACACACTCACCCACCTCCCACGGGCACTGGTTCGAACTCCCCTCTTATCCCCACCTACATTAGATTGAGAAAACCCTCGCCGGCGACCGCTGCAG encodes:
- the LOC125550099 gene encoding serine/threonine-protein phosphatase PP1-like, which encodes MNGAALDNVIRRLLEVRRGRPGKQQVQQVQLGEGEIRQLCGAAKDVFMRQPNLLQLDAPIKIAGDIHGQYTDLIRLFELGGFPPQHKYLFLGDYVDRGKQSIETICLLLAYKLRYPEHFFLLRGNHECASVNRVYGFYDECKRRYSVRLWRHFSDCFNCMPVAALVESRILCMHGGLSPDLRHIRDIAGLPRPVDVPDTGLLCDLLWSDPGGAAGWGPNERGVSYTFGADVVAAFMERHDLDLVCRAHQVVEDGYEFFAGRRMVTVFSAPNYCGEFDNAGALMCVDDDLTCSFQILKPADNRQRRFAFGMGSSASTTSRGIRSPWC